The DNA region TGATGAGTCGCACAATTTCAAACACGATCGGACAGAAAGCGTCATCACATGTCTTCAACACCTGCCGCGATCATCGAGGCAGTGGGTGGGGCGAGCAACGTTCGCAGCCTCACACACTGTGCCACGAGATTGCGGTTCCAACTCATTGACGGATCCAGGGCCAGCAAGGATGCGGTCGAGAGGATTCCCGGAGTCGCGGGAGCCGTGCCCCAGAGCGGGGACCGATTCCAGGTCGTCATCGGTGGAGCAGTCGACAGTGTCTACAAGGAGATCATGGCCCTGCCGGACATGGCGGCTCTCGACTCGGGTGCGTCGCGCAGCAATGACGATGTCAAGGCCGCTGCCCGTTCCCAGGGGCCACGTGGCAGGTTCTCGTGGCTGGACACCTTCTTCGAGTTCCTCTCCGACTCGTTCCGTCCCATCATCGGTGCCCTGTTGGGTGCCTCGCTCATCATCACCTTCATGTCGCTCATGGCGACCACCGGGGTCATCGGGAACTGGGCCGACTCGCGCGTCACCCTGCCCCCGAGCTGGCAGTTCGTCAACCTCATGTGGCAGACGGTGTTCTACTTCCTGCCGCTCATGGTGGCCTACAACGCGTCGAAGAAGCTCGACGTGGACCCGTGGCTCGGATTCGCGATCATGGCCTTCGTCATGCTGCCCGGATTCACTGGTCTGGAGTCGTTGTCCCACTCGGCCTCGGTGGCCGGCACCCCGGTGAAGATCGTCGAGATCTTCGGTCTGCCACTGACGATCTTCAACTACGGATCAACTGTCTTCCCACCACTGCTCATGGCTGCAGTGCTCGGCCCACTCTACAAGGGGTTGAAGAAACTCATTCCGCAGAGCGTGCAGCTCATCTTCGTGCCCTTCCTGTCGCTGCTCGTCATGATCCCGCTGACGGCCTTTCTCATCGGCCCGATCGGCGTGTACCTGGGTGCCTACCTGGCCAAGGGGTTGGCCACCGTCAACAGCTTCAGCCCACTCATCTTCGCCATCATCATTCCGCTGGCCTACCCGTTCATGGTGCCGTTGGGCCTGCACTGGCCACTCAACGCCGTCATGCTGCTCAACATCCAGACCTTGGGTTACGACTACATCCAGGGGCCGATGGGGGCATGGAACTTCGCCTGCTTCGGGGCAACGGCCGGGGTGCTGGCCCTGTCGGTCCGCAATCACGAGGAGACCATGCGACAGACGGCCGTCGGTGCCCTGGCGGCTGGCCTGCTCGGCGGCATCTCGGAACCGAGTCTGTACGGTATCCACCTGCGGTACAAACGGATCTACCCGTCCATGCTGGTCGGCTGTCTCGTGGGCGGCGTCATCATCGGCATTGGTGGCGGGCTGCACACCCAGGCATTCATCTTCACCTCCCTGCTGACGATTCCGGCCTTCGACAAGATCGGTCTGTACTGTGTTGCCATTGCTGCCTCCTTCGTCGTCTCGGGTCTGCTGGTCTTCTTCCGTGGTTACCAGGATCCCCAGACGGCGAGCGAGGACGGCACGGCCGGGGCGACGATCCCGGCTGCAGCCGCCCCCGTCAGTGTCGGTGCCAGCACTGGGACTGGCGAGGTTTCCGATGTCGAGACCTCTGCCGCCGTGTCGTCCGCCGACCAGACGACACCTGACACCACCACCCCTGCTGACGTACCGATGGGTCATGGAAGCACCGGGTCCACCAGTCCTGACGCGGACCAGGCACCCATCCAGATCACCTCTCCCCTGGCCGGTCGGGCACTACCGATCGAGGAGGTTCCCGATCCGGTCTTCTCCACCGGTGTGGTCGGTCAGGGCATTGCCATCGATCCGACGTCGACGGCGGTCGTCGCCCCAGCCGCGGGTACGGTGCTCACCGCTCCCGACTCGGGACATGCCCTGGGACTGAAACTGGACAACGGCGTGGAACTGCTCATCCACATCGGCATCGACACCGTCGAGCTGGACGGCAAGGGCTTCGACGTGCACGTGAAGGCTGGTGAGGAGTTCCGCGCCGGACAACCGCTGGTCACCTTCGATCCCCAGATCATCGAGAAGGCTGGCTACTCCACCATCACCCCGGTGCTGGTGACCAATGGATTCGCCTTCACCACGGTGGAGGGGCATCCAGCCGACACGGTGACGACCGAGTCCCCGGTGATCTCCGTCACGAGGTGATCGAAGCTGGGCCGGGAGACAGAGTCCCGGGACAGGCCCAGCAGGGGCAACCTCGATCAGCGATGAGAACCCAGCAGTCCTCAAGAGCGCAGGGGCTCCCATGGGCCCATCGGTGCCACACGTACGGCGGGGTGGATGGGCAGACTCGTCCACCCCGCCTCCTCAGCTCGGATGGGAAGACGTCAGCCTCGGCTGGTGTCCAGCGGCACACTGCTTGCCGGCATGGGGAGGTCTGGCACCTCTGAGGTCACCAGGGAACCGTCCGCCCTGCGCAGACCGGTCACGGGATGGCTGCCGTGCAGTCGGGCTCGTACCGGTCCCTGGTCGGCCAGCGGTACCCGCACCGGTTCGGACCCGATGTGGTGGAGCTTGCCACGCACCGTGACGTCGCGGTCCCGACCCGAGAGGATCTGGAAGGTGATGGCGTCCTGTTCCACGACGATGGACATGTCGGAGTTGCCGAGCACCATGTGGTGCCGGATCGACGTCCAACCTTGTGGCAGACGTGGATCGAACCTCAGGTTCTGCCGGTCGCACCGCATCCCTCCGAATCCCTGTACCAGGCATCCCCAGATCCCCGCTGCCGAGGCGACGTGCACCCCGTCGTCGGAGTTGTGATGGATGTTGGCCAGATCGCAGAACAGCGCGTCCCGGAAGTAGTCCATCGCCATCTCCTGGTGTCCCACCTCGGCGGCGATGATGGACTGTGCCACTGCCGAGAGGCTGGAGTCCCCCGTCGTGATCGGGTCGTAGTACTCAAAGTCGGCAAGCTTGATGGTGTCGGTGAACTGGTCACCCTGGAGGAAGAGTGCCAGGACGACATCTGCCTGCTTGAGCACTTGGTGGCGGTAGATGACCAGGGGGTGGTAGTGCAGCAGCAGCGGCCGGCTCGACTCCGGGGTCTGCGAGAGGTCCCACAGCTCCCGGGTGAGGAATTGATCGTCCTGGGGGTGCACCCCGAAGGTCTCGTCGAAGGGGATGACGATCCCGGCCGCACACTCCTCCCAGCTGGCGATCTCGGACTCGTCGAGATCGAGTTCGTCGACGAGATGCTGGTACCACAGCGGATCCTCGATCTTCATCCGTCGCATGACACGAGCGGCGTCGGCCAGGTTCGCACGCGCCATGACGTTGGTGTAGAAGTTGTTGTCCACGACCGTGGTGTACTCGTCGGGACCGGTGACGCCGTGAACATGGAACTGCCGTTCTCCGTTGGTGCGCCAGAACCCCAGGTCGGCCCACAGACGAGCCGTCTCGACGAGTACCTCGGCACCGTCCCGGTACAGGAAGGTCTTGTCCTCACTTGCCCGGGCGTACAGCAGCAGGGAGTGGGCGATGTCGGCGTTGATGTGGTACTGGGCAGTACCGGCCGCGTAGTAGGCAGACGCCTCCTCACCAGTGATCGTGCGCCACGGGAACAACGCGCCACGCTGGGACACCTCGCGGGCTCGCAGCCGTGCCTCGGGAAGGGTGTTGACGCGGTAACGCAACGCATTCTCGGCCAGCCGTGGGTGGGTGAAGGTGAGCATCGGGATGACGTAGGCCTCGGAGTCCCAGAAGTAGTGGCCCTCATAGCCCGATCCCGTCACGCCCTTGGCCGGGATACCCAGTTGGTCGGCACGTGCTGTCGCCTGGGCTATCTGGAAGAGGTTCCACCGCACTGCCTGCTGGGTACCGGGCGGGGCCCCGTCAACCTGGATGTCGGCGGTACGCCAGTAGTCCTCGAACCACTCCTGCTGATCCTGGACGTAGGACTCGTACCCCTGTTCCCGAACGCGGTCCAGGGTACGCCGCACCCGGTCGAAGAGCTCACGTACCGGCACCTGGCGTGAGCTGTGGTACGCCACGGCCTTGCCCACCCGGATGGGAATCCCCTGCCTGGCCTCGACGCGGTACACCCGTTTTCCGATGTCCGGGCTGGTGTCGATGAGGGCTTCGTAGCTGTTGTCGGTCTCAATGGTGTGATCGGCACCCACCGCCAGGGTCATGCGGGACTTGGCGGTCTGGAACCCCAGGATCATGCGTTGGTCGGAGTTCCAGTGCAGTTGGGGTTTGAGCACCCGTTCAGTGAACTGGCGTGACTTGCGGGGGTCCTCCCCCGACCCCATGGCGAGATCCGCGTTGCGGTACTCGTCCATACCGTCCTGGCGATTGAGGATCTGGGAGCTGATGACGACCGGGGCATCGCCCTCGAGCATCGTCACCTCGATGTCCATGAGTGCAAGATGGCGATGCGTCATGGACACCATGCGGTTGGCGGCCACGCGCACCAGTTTTCCGGCTGGGGTGCGCCACACGAGTTCGCGGCGCAACACCCCTTCCCGAAAATCGATCCAGCGCTTGTACGACTGGATCTCGTTGATGCTGAGCAGCAGGGGCTCGTCGTCGACGTAGAGCTTCATGAGCTTGGCGTCGGGAACGTTGACGATCGTCTGGCCGGTTTTGGCGAAGCCGTAGGCGCTCTCGGCGTGGTGGATGTCCCAGGTCTCGTGGAATCCGTTGATGTAGGTGCCGTGGAAGTGTGAGTCTCGTCCTTCCGGGGGATTCCCACGCATGCCGAGATACCCATTGCCCAGGGCGAACAGGGTCTCGGTGTGGCCCAGGTCCCGAGTGCTCGGGGCGGTCTCGACCAGGGCCCACGGATCGTCGGGAAAACGCCAGCGATCCATCGGATCGACGTCATTCATGCCAGCAGCTCCTCAAGATCGTTGACGACAAGGGTTGCACCGTTGCCGCGCAGCACATCGGTTCCCACACCACGGTCGATGCCGATGACCATACCGACTCCGCCAGCCACGGCGGCCCGTACCCCGGAGACGGCGTCCTCCACGACGGCGCAGGAGGCTGGATCGATGTCCACCAGCTCGGCTGCCCGCAGGTACGTGTCGGGCGCGGGCTTCCCGGCGAGGCCTTCGTCCCTGGCACGTACGCCGTCGACGACGACGTTGAACGCCGTGGCAAGTCCGGCAGCTGCCAGGACGTCCGTGGCATTGCGAGAGGAGGAGACGACTGCTCTGGCGACGTCCCGAGTGACGAGGTCATCCACGAACCGGCGTGACCCCGGATAGGGGTCGATGCCATCGGTGTGCAGGACGTCCAGGAAGAGCTCGTTCTTGCGATTGCCGAATCCACAGATGGTGCGCTGCTCTGGTGAGTCCTGCGGTGTGCCCTCGGGCACGTCGATGCCGCGCGAGACCAGGGCGGCTCGCACCCCGTCGTACCGGGGTCTGCCGTCGACGTGACGGTAGTAGTCCGCATCACTCCAGTCGGCAGGTAGACCGTGGGAGCTGAAGACCTCGTTGAACATCTGCTGCCATGCCCGCATGTGGATGGCAGCGGTCGGGGTGAGGACGCCGTCAAGATCGAGGAGGAAGGCTTGGCACGTCGAGAGATCCATGTGGCCAATGCTACGAATGATGCCCTGCTGTTCGAAATCATGACGCCGAGGTTGGGCCGCCAGGTGTGACGCCAGACGTTCCCTGCTGGACCGGGGATTCCTCAGAACAGGGCAGCCGCCAGTGAACGTCGTGCCGGTGCGACGTTGGGATCGTCGGGACCCACGAGGTCGAAGAGCTCGAGCAGACGGGTACGGGCACGGTCCTGATCTTCGTCGCGGGTGCGCCGTATCGTCTCGACGAGCCGGTCGAAACCGCCCTTGACGTCGCCACCGAGGACCTGGGCATCGGCAGCGGCGAGCTGGGCTTCCAGGTCATCGGGTGCGCCCTGGGCCGACTGGAGGAGTTCTCGCGGGTCGGTGCCCGCAAGTCGTCCGAGCACGGCGGCACCGGCCCGTCCCGCCTTGAGGACGGCGTCATTGGGCTGATTGGCGAGCAGCGCGTCGTAGGCAGCGACTGCCTCGTCGAACTTGCCGTCGGCGATGAGTTGTTCGGCCTGGGCGGTACGAGGATCGTCCTTCGGCTGTTCCTCGGTGGCGGTGGTGGTACTCGGCTTCGAGATGGCCTCGGCACGCCCCACCATGCCAGAGGACACGGCTGCCTGGGCCACCTGGTCGGTGATCTGACGCAGCTGGTTCTCATCCATCGTCCCCTGGGCCAGCGGAGCGGCCTGACCGCCGATGATGGCAACGAGCATCGGTACGGCCTGGATCCCCAGGGTCTGTGCCAGACGCGGATTGGCGTCAACGTCGACCGTCACCATGAGCCAACGCCCCTGGGCTTCGTCGGTGATCCGGGCCAGGGCCGCCACCGTTGCATCGGCCCCTTGAGCACGCGGCGAGGTGAACAGCGCGAGGACGGGGTACTGCACGGATTTCTGGGCGAACTCGTTGAAGTTCTCCTCAGTGGCCTCGGTGACCCATGTCTGGCCGGAAGCCCCTGCCGGAGTGGTGGACGGTGCGCCCGGTGCGGGGGCCTCACCGGCATTGCGAGCCAGTTCGGACAGATCGACGGCTCCGGGTCGGTTGAAGGATTGCGAAGACATGCCTCCATTCAATCAGAACGATCAACCCAACCTGGTCCGAATCCGACCATCCCCCCATCCACGGTGCCAAGATGGGGACATGGCACACGAACGCGCAGGCAAACCCGCCCAGGAATCAGACCTCATCGACGTGGACGCGCTCCTCGCGGCATACCACGGCATCGTCCCGAACCCGGAGAATCCCGATCAGAAGGTGGTCTTCGGCACCTCCGGACATCGAGGCTCCGCCTTCGACGGCGCCTTCAACGAACTTCACATCGCCGCGACCACCCAGGCCATCGTCGAGTACCGCGCCAGCAAGTCCATCACCGGTCCGCTGTACATCGGCAAGGACACCCACGCCCTGTCCGATCCCGCCTGGCGCACGGCGATCGAGGTGCTGTGTGCCAATGACGTCATGGTCGTCGCCGAACACGAGGACGAGTGGACCCCCACCCCAGCTGTCTCCCGGGCCATCATCATGCACAACCGCACGAACGACGGGCCCCAGGCCGACGGCATCGTCGTCACCCCATCGCACAATCCGCCACGCGACGGAGGTTTCAAGTACAACCCCCCACACGGTGGCCCGGCCAGCACGGATGCCACGAGCTGGATCGCCGAGCGTGCCAACGAACTCATGGCTGCCCCGAGCGGGATCAAGCGTCGCAACTACGACTCGGTCTCTGGTGAGGTCACCCGGTTCGACTACCGCAGTGCCTACTGCAATGACCTGCGCAGTGCCCTCGACCTGGATGCCATCGCGCAGGCTGGGGTGCACATCGGCGCCGATCCGCTGGGCGGTGCCTCGGTGCAGTACTGGCAGTACATTGCCGAGAACCTCGGACTGGACCTCACCGTCGTCAACCCCGAGGTCGATCCGACCTGGCGATTCATGACCCTGGACACCGACGGCAAGATCAGGATGGACTGCTCCTCGCCCAACGCCATGGCCTCCCTCATCGCCAACAAGGATGCCTACGACATCGCCACCGGCAACGATGCCGACTCCGACCGGCACGGCATCGTCACCCCGGACCTCGGTCTCATGAATCCCAATGCCTTCCTGGCCGTGGCGATCAACTACCTGTTCTCCCATCGGCCGGAGTGGTCCACCGACACGGCCGTGGGCAAGACCCTGGTCTCCTCCAGCCTCATCGACCGCGTGGCAGACGACCTGGGACGGCGTCTGGTGGAGGTTCCGGTGGGGTTCAAGTGGTTCGTCCCGGGGCTCATGAGTGGTGAGCTCGGGTTCGGTGGCGAGGAATCGGCAGGTGCGTCCTTCCTCGATCGTCACGGACTCACCTGGACCACCGACAAGGACGGCATCCTGCTGGCCCTGCTGGCCAGCGAGATCAAGGCCGTCACCGGCCAGTCACCGTCGCAGATCTACGCCGGGATCGAGGAGAGGTTCGGAAAGTCCTACTACGCCCGAGTCGATTCCGACGCCACCCGAGAGCAGAAGGCACGACTCAAGAAGCTCTCCGGTGACGACGTCAAGGTCAGTGACGTCGCTGGCGAGAAGGTGCAACGGGTGCTCACCGAGGCCCCGGGCAACGGTGCCGCCATCGGAGGCATCAAGGTCGTCACCGAACACGCCTGGTTCGCGGCCCGCCCCTCCGGCACGGAGGACAAGTACAAGATCTATGCGGAGTCCCTCATCGACGCCGACCACCTGGCTCGGGTGCAGGACCAGGCTCGCGAGGTCGTCGCGCAGGCACTGGCCTGATTCCTCACTTGGTCTGACGGGGCTGTCCACCCTGTGGTGGACATCGATGGTGGAGTCCCGCTACTGGGACTCCACCGGGTTCTCGCTCAGCTGCCGCCGGGCTCTGCAGCCATCGGGAATGCCACCCCCCGGGAGGGACGGACGCCCCCGTCACCGAGGTCCGCAGGGCCATTGGCCTCCTTGGCCGATCGCTCCAGGACGTTCACCGTGCAGGGCGGTTCACCGGGGATGGGCAATGTTGGTGCGCAGCCCTGCCTGCTGGGTGGCGCTCTGAATGATGAGGTCACGTTGCTCGGGATGTCCGACGTGACTGATGACGCGCAGTCCCTGGTCCTGGGCAGCGGATTCGAAGATGAAGTGGCCGTACCCGAAGATCTGTCCCATGAGGGGCTGCTCCACCGTGATGTCGAGGATGCGGCTCATCGGCATCGTTGCCATGTGCTTGTCGGCGATGCCGTGCACCCGGAACACCCTCATGTTCGTGATGACGAACCGATCCATGTGAGCCAGGTAGAGCTCACGCACGGCCCATCCCTGGCACACCAACCCGACGACGAGGCCGATGATCCACCAGTGGCCGAGCTGCCACATCGACAGGAAACACAGCACGGACGCCGTGAGGGCAAGCACTGGCACAACGGTGACGATCCAGTGCTTCTCAACCTCGTCTATGACGTACTCCCCATCGTCGGTAAGCAGGTGGCGATCAACGTCGGGGAACAGAAAGCGATGCAACAGATCCGACACGACTGATCAGCTGTGCCCGCCCAGCGCCTTGACGAAGTCGATGATTCCGGTGAAGAAACCACGCACGATGCCAGCTGTCCCCTGCGGGTTGGTGAAGATGTAGTACAGGCAGAAGACGACGATGAACACCCACAGCGTCGTCTGAACGATCTTCTTCATCCACTGGCTCCTAGTCGTCTGCCCTGTCGGAGTGAATCGAAGCCCACGAGCTCGAGGGGCTCACGGATGACATTCTCGTGCACCTGCCCACCCGGGTGGGCGAGGAAACGCCGCAGTGGACGAGCTTTTGCCATCAATCTCCCACCACTGGTGTGCGTTCAGAACTCGACGGGAGGTCACGACACATGCACATTTCCCGTCACACATATTTTTGCACCCCAGAGTTCCCTGACGCGAACAACGTGGAAGAATGGACGCCATGGAGAACTTCAACAACGATCCGTTCGCATGCGTCGACCATGTCGGCTTCGCCGTCAAGGACATGGACGAGGCCATCAAGTATCACTGTGACGTGCTGGGCTTCCACGTCCTGCTTCGTGAGAAGAACGAGGGACATGGTGTCGAGGAAGCCATGATCGCCACCGGTGAGTTCGGCAAGGAGACCACCGTCGTCCAGCTGCTCGCCCCGCTCGGCGAGGACTCGACCATCGGCAAGTACATCTCGAAGAACAAGAACATGATCCAGCAGGTGTGCTACCGCACCTACAACCTGGACAAGACCATCGAGGTGCTCAAGGAACGTGGCGCCGTGTTCATCGGCGAGCCCTCCATCGGTACGGCTGGATCGCGCGTCATCTTCCTGCACCCGAAGTACACCGGCGGCATCCTCGTCGAGGTCACCGAGCCCCCGGCCGGTGGAATGCCCTACAAGCAGGACAAGTGAGCGTGATGGGTGATCTCGGATCCCTGATCCGACGTCACCTGCGCCCTTGAACGTCTGATGGCCTGTGATCGGCAGATCACAGGCCATCACTACCATCCCGCAGAGAGCCGGAGAAGTCGTCTCACGTCACGTGAAGCACTTGGTCGCACGGACGCGCCCGGTGACATCCGATGATGGTCTTGCGCACGTTGATAACGTTGTCCTATCACTGATGCGCGACTCCTGAGGGTGGAAGGACTACTGCCGTGACAAATCCCGTGGATCCACATGATGATGCTGCCCTGGACGAGGAGACTGGCCTCAATCTCTTTGACGACCGGGCCAGTGCAGCTGGTAGCTTCGCTCATTCCATGTGGGGCTACGACCGCACCAGCGTCGACAACTACGTCCATGAGATCGAGCAACAGGTCTCGACCCTCAAGCAGCTCACCCGCACACTGCGTCGCAAGGTGAGCGAGGCACAGCGTGATGCCACCAAGACCGATTTCACCAGACTTGGCGAGCATGCCACCGGTCTCCTCACCGCTGCAGAGGCCCAGGCCACCGCCCTGGTGACCAAGGCCGGTCACGAGGCCGAACGCATCAAGGAGGAAGGCCGACGAGTGGCGGCCGACATGCGCTCCTCGGCCCAGACGGAGGCCGATGACATCCGGGTCGCCGCACTGTCCAGCCAGCGAAGCCTGCTCGAGAGGTCGTCCAAGGAGAGCCAGGACGTCGTCGCCAAGGCCAAACAACAGGCAGAGACCCTCGTCAACCAGGCAAGGACGCAGAGCACGTCCACCATCGAGTCGGCCAACACCCAGGCTGAGTCGATCATCGCCGATGCCCGAGCCCGTGGCACGCAGATCCTCGAGGAATCCCGTCACGAGGCCGCACGGATCCTTGCCGATGCCCGGGAGGAGTCCCAGAGCATTCTCTCCGAGGCCAAGCACCATCAGGAACATGCCCGCTCCACGTTGGGCGAATTGCTGGACCAGGTCAAACAGCAACAGGACCGAGCCGCCCAGGAGGTGAGCGAGCAGGTCGCAGAGGCACAGCGAATTCGCGAGCTCGCCGTCAAGGAGGCCGATGAGAAGCGATCCCAGGCCTCGAAGGAGGCCGAGGAACGCATTGCGGCCGTCCACCGTCAGTCCGCGATGATGAAGGAACGCATCGAGGAACAGTACGCCTGGCGCAAGGAGCAGCTGCAGCGTGAGATCGCAGCCCTTCAGCAGCGCAAGGATGCCACCATCGATCAGCTCAGCAACCTCAAGGCCCTCGCCGAGCAGTCCAAGGCCGACTTCCCCAACACCGATCCCTTCGACGACGTCGAGATCTCTGCGACTCCCACCCAGGAGTCCTCCGATGCCACGTCACCGGAGTCCACCAAGCCGGATGTGCACACCGACGCAGACAAGGACTCCGCCTCCGACGATGCCGCCTCATCCGCATCACCCGACTCCCCCACCACGGTCATCGACCCCAATGCGGAGGAGACCCGGGTCCTCAAACGTCCCAACTGAGTCGTGAGCAGCGCCGGAACATCCAAGTTCCCGGCGCTGCCGCCCCCAACCCACAGCAGCAGTGGTGTGCTGGCCAACCCATGAGCCCCTCGGATCAGAAGAGCCGGTCCTCGGGGTGATCCATACCACGCAGGGCGTCATAGTCGACGGTGACACAGGCTATCCCGCGGTCCATGGCGAGTGTTCGTGCCTGCGGCTTGATCTGTTGGGCGGCGAACACGCCGTCCACATGATCGCCCAGCAGGTGGTCCCGGTTGAGCAGGTCTAGGTATCGGGTGAGCTGCTCAACCCCGTCGATCTCACCGCGTCGTTTGATCTCGACGGCCACGTAGACACCCTCGGCATTGCGACACAGCAGGTCGACCGGCCCGATGGGGGTCATGTACTCCCGCTGGACCAGGGACCATCCGGTACCGAAGGTCTCTGGGTTCTCGGCAAGGAGCTGTTGCAGATGAGCCTCGACCCCGTCCTTCTGCAGGCCGGGATCAATCCCCAGATCCTCCGTGAC from Cutibacterium granulosum includes:
- a CDS encoding glucose PTS transporter subunit IIA, producing MSSTPAAIIEAVGGASNVRSLTHCATRLRFQLIDGSRASKDAVERIPGVAGAVPQSGDRFQVVIGGAVDSVYKEIMALPDMAALDSGASRSNDDVKAAARSQGPRGRFSWLDTFFEFLSDSFRPIIGALLGASLIITFMSLMATTGVIGNWADSRVTLPPSWQFVNLMWQTVFYFLPLMVAYNASKKLDVDPWLGFAIMAFVMLPGFTGLESLSHSASVAGTPVKIVEIFGLPLTIFNYGSTVFPPLLMAAVLGPLYKGLKKLIPQSVQLIFVPFLSLLVMIPLTAFLIGPIGVYLGAYLAKGLATVNSFSPLIFAIIIPLAYPFMVPLGLHWPLNAVMLLNIQTLGYDYIQGPMGAWNFACFGATAGVLALSVRNHEETMRQTAVGALAAGLLGGISEPSLYGIHLRYKRIYPSMLVGCLVGGVIIGIGGGLHTQAFIFTSLLTIPAFDKIGLYCVAIAASFVVSGLLVFFRGYQDPQTASEDGTAGATIPAAAAPVSVGASTGTGEVSDVETSAAVSSADQTTPDTTTPADVPMGHGSTGSTSPDADQAPIQITSPLAGRALPIEEVPDPVFSTGVVGQGIAIDPTSTAVVAPAAGTVLTAPDSGHALGLKLDNGVELLIHIGIDTVELDGKGFDVHVKAGEEFRAGQPLVTFDPQIIEKAGYSTITPVLVTNGFAFTTVEGHPADTVTTESPVISVTR
- a CDS encoding glycoside hydrolase family 65 protein, which codes for MNDVDPMDRWRFPDDPWALVETAPSTRDLGHTETLFALGNGYLGMRGNPPEGRDSHFHGTYINGFHETWDIHHAESAYGFAKTGQTIVNVPDAKLMKLYVDDEPLLLSINEIQSYKRWIDFREGVLRRELVWRTPAGKLVRVAANRMVSMTHRHLALMDIEVTMLEGDAPVVISSQILNRQDGMDEYRNADLAMGSGEDPRKSRQFTERVLKPQLHWNSDQRMILGFQTAKSRMTLAVGADHTIETDNSYEALIDTSPDIGKRVYRVEARQGIPIRVGKAVAYHSSRQVPVRELFDRVRRTLDRVREQGYESYVQDQQEWFEDYWRTADIQVDGAPPGTQQAVRWNLFQIAQATARADQLGIPAKGVTGSGYEGHYFWDSEAYVIPMLTFTHPRLAENALRYRVNTLPEARLRAREVSQRGALFPWRTITGEEASAYYAAGTAQYHINADIAHSLLLYARASEDKTFLYRDGAEVLVETARLWADLGFWRTNGERQFHVHGVTGPDEYTTVVDNNFYTNVMARANLADAARVMRRMKIEDPLWYQHLVDELDLDESEIASWEECAAGIVIPFDETFGVHPQDDQFLTRELWDLSQTPESSRPLLLHYHPLVIYRHQVLKQADVVLALFLQGDQFTDTIKLADFEYYDPITTGDSSLSAVAQSIIAAEVGHQEMAMDYFRDALFCDLANIHHNSDDGVHVASAAGIWGCLVQGFGGMRCDRQNLRFDPRLPQGWTSIRHHMVLGNSDMSIVVEQDAITFQILSGRDRDVTVRGKLHHIGSEPVRVPLADQGPVRARLHGSHPVTGLRRADGSLVTSEVPDLPMPASSVPLDTSRG
- a CDS encoding HAD family hydrolase, whose translation is MDLSTCQAFLLDLDGVLTPTAAIHMRAWQQMFNEVFSSHGLPADWSDADYYRHVDGRPRYDGVRAALVSRGIDVPEGTPQDSPEQRTICGFGNRKNELFLDVLHTDGIDPYPGSRRFVDDLVTRDVARAVVSSSRNATDVLAAAGLATAFNVVVDGVRARDEGLAGKPAPDTYLRAAELVDIDPASCAVVEDAVSGVRAAVAGGVGMVIGIDRGVGTDVLRGNGATLVVNDLEELLA
- a CDS encoding tetratricopeptide repeat protein, with protein sequence MSSQSFNRPGAVDLSELARNAGEAPAPGAPSTTPAGASGQTWVTEATEENFNEFAQKSVQYPVLALFTSPRAQGADATVAALARITDEAQGRWLMVTVDVDANPRLAQTLGIQAVPMLVAIIGGQAAPLAQGTMDENQLRQITDQVAQAAVSSGMVGRAEAISKPSTTTATEEQPKDDPRTAQAEQLIADGKFDEAVAAYDALLANQPNDAVLKAGRAGAAVLGRLAGTDPRELLQSAQGAPDDLEAQLAAADAQVLGGDVKGGFDRLVETIRRTRDEDQDRARTRLLELFDLVGPDDPNVAPARRSLAAALF
- the pgm gene encoding phosphoglucomutase (alpha-D-glucose-1,6-bisphosphate-dependent), which encodes MAHERAGKPAQESDLIDVDALLAAYHGIVPNPENPDQKVVFGTSGHRGSAFDGAFNELHIAATTQAIVEYRASKSITGPLYIGKDTHALSDPAWRTAIEVLCANDVMVVAEHEDEWTPTPAVSRAIIMHNRTNDGPQADGIVVTPSHNPPRDGGFKYNPPHGGPASTDATSWIAERANELMAAPSGIKRRNYDSVSGEVTRFDYRSAYCNDLRSALDLDAIAQAGVHIGADPLGGASVQYWQYIAENLGLDLTVVNPEVDPTWRFMTLDTDGKIRMDCSSPNAMASLIANKDAYDIATGNDADSDRHGIVTPDLGLMNPNAFLAVAINYLFSHRPEWSTDTAVGKTLVSSSLIDRVADDLGRRLVEVPVGFKWFVPGLMSGELGFGGEESAGASFLDRHGLTWTTDKDGILLALLASEIKAVTGQSPSQIYAGIEERFGKSYYARVDSDATREQKARLKKLSGDDVKVSDVAGEKVQRVLTEAPGNGAAIGGIKVVTEHAWFAARPSGTEDKYKIYAESLIDADHLARVQDQAREVVAQALA
- a CDS encoding PH domain-containing protein, which gives rise to MSDLLHRFLFPDVDRHLLTDDGEYVIDEVEKHWIVTVVPVLALTASVLCFLSMWQLGHWWIIGLVVGLVCQGWAVRELYLAHMDRFVITNMRVFRVHGIADKHMATMPMSRILDITVEQPLMGQIFGYGHFIFESAAQDQGLRVISHVGHPEQRDLIIQSATQQAGLRTNIAHPR
- a CDS encoding VOC family protein, producing MENFNNDPFACVDHVGFAVKDMDEAIKYHCDVLGFHVLLREKNEGHGVEEAMIATGEFGKETTVVQLLAPLGEDSTIGKYISKNKNMIQQVCYRTYNLDKTIEVLKERGAVFIGEPSIGTAGSRVIFLHPKYTGGILVEVTEPPAGGMPYKQDK
- a CDS encoding DivIVA domain-containing protein, which gives rise to MTNPVDPHDDAALDEETGLNLFDDRASAAGSFAHSMWGYDRTSVDNYVHEIEQQVSTLKQLTRTLRRKVSEAQRDATKTDFTRLGEHATGLLTAAEAQATALVTKAGHEAERIKEEGRRVAADMRSSAQTEADDIRVAALSSQRSLLERSSKESQDVVAKAKQQAETLVNQARTQSTSTIESANTQAESIIADARARGTQILEESRHEAARILADAREESQSILSEAKHHQEHARSTLGELLDQVKQQQDRAAQEVSEQVAEAQRIRELAVKEADEKRSQASKEAEERIAAVHRQSAMMKERIEEQYAWRKEQLQREIAALQQRKDATIDQLSNLKALAEQSKADFPNTDPFDDVEISATPTQESSDATSPESTKPDVHTDADKDSASDDAASSASPDSPTTVIDPNAEETRVLKRPN